ACAGCAATATGCATCTCAGTCAACATTCCCTAATTCACCTTCTTTTTCTTTCATTTATAAGAAAAGTGCCTACTTTTTCTTTTTCCTCCATAGCGTATGTAATGTATAAGCTTTGGGTGATTGATTTCAAATGGAAAACTTTAATATATGAATATTTTTCAATATTGAGTTTTTATAATTGATTAATGACACTTGTCCTCTTCATAGAAAATTCAGTATAAAAGCACACAACCATCTACTAGCTCTTACATATGTTAACAATGTATTGACAAGCAAGCACAAATCGTTTGTACTACCAAAACTAGTTCTCATATGTTAGCTTACTTTCATTTTCAGCTATATATTAGAACTTTTTAGGAGAGTTTCTCAGATAAACGATCTGGATCGGCTGTGAATTTGCTTTAATAGTCGTATTATTTATTTTGCTTGTTATTGTTGATGCTACTTCGATTCCTTAGTTTTATGAAACTCATTCTTGTATAGAACGGAGGGGAATCTCTTGACTGAAAAAAAAGGGCATGGATATGGATATGGCTGTGGTGGTTATGGCGGCTTCGCTTTATTAATCGTGTTATTTATTCTGCTTATTATTATTGGAGCAAGCTGCTGGGGTGGTGGTTATTAAGTGATATTTCTGTTACACCTTTAAAGTTAACTAATAGGATTGCTTCACATAATGTGAGGCAATCCTCAATTAATATATGTTTTTTTAAAAAATATGTTCATTGCGAAAAGAGAAAAAATGGAATCTAGCCCGTATTTCCCTAAAAATAT
The DNA window shown above is from Bacillus clarus and carries:
- a CDS encoding YjcZ family sporulation protein — translated: MGCEFALIVVLFILLVIVDATSIP
- a CDS encoding YjcZ family sporulation protein; amino-acid sequence: MTEKKGHGYGYGCGGYGGFALLIVLFILLIIIGASCWGGGY